CCAAAATTTGATTTCTCAGAAAATCAGATatcaaatgttaatttaaactGAGATGTTAATTTCTACGTACTCAGATTTAGCCTCATTTTGCAAAAATTAGTGCATCAATGCAGATGAATCTGGTGAACTTTTAGAAGATTccctttcatattttattgacaaaaaatattgaactttttctcaatattctaatttctttAGATATACATACATGCATAATTTTTTGgattatgttttgcttttgtacTCTATACATGACTGACAGCTAGTagagttatattttatttaatatgggtgacagagaaaagaaagcttCAATATAATAGAAGAAGGTTCTTTAATAATCGTCCCTGTTAGTAAAGGTAATTCTGGTATTTCCATTACGTTTTTGCTCTTGATTCCTATATTgtgaatatataaatattttatataaaataacagataaaattaaacatgattaaaacattttatactttttcttttcaattttctaGGGCTAGCAGAGAAGACCCTACTGGCCCTGACAGCCACTCACTGAATATATAAAATTCTTCCTGTGCTATTTTTACTTGACTAGTTTAAGACATACTTTGTTGCCATCAGTCCTTGTACACAGAATAAATCAATGCTGCCAGGTTTTTAGTGAGCAACCTTTGGGGGTTGGGGGAGGGTGTTTCAGTTTCACTATTGAACCACATTTGTACATGTATGGCGGTTATGCAATATGCACTCATATCATATGTTGAGCTCAAGCTCTGGACTTCACAACACACAATATGTTGGCACACAACATATTGCTTTCAAGGCATATTGCAATGTAGAGCTTCCTGTTCGCAAAACAGTTTTATCTcggtttatttaacaaataagcCAATCAGATTTTAAAGGATAATATTGTCTTTTGTCATGAAGACACCAATTTGCAGTATGTTAAAGGCATAAGCaaagttaatgaaaaatgtgaacagcCTTCCTAACATAAAaggctttaaatatttattgcatGTAATACCAAGTGTCACCATAGGAGGGaagcataaacattttattgttctcCAAAGAGAGACCAATCTATTCCTTAAAGTTGCTATATGTGCTTTAAGTTAGTGGGGAGGTTAAATTACCTCCCGCCCACCATTAAAAACAGCATTGTTATCCATCAGTGGTTATACCTTTAtagttcattttcatttaagaaATAAGATTGAAGAAACTTGAGTGAGCAGTAGTTTTATTGAAATACAATGTGTATATTATTTAAGTCACTTTCATTTGATAAAGCTAAATCACCAAACCACCACTAACCTAAACATCCAGTTGTCCTTTTGTAATTGATAAAACATCTAACAAGAATTTTAATACTACAAGGACATGTTGTTGATTCAATTACGTCTATTTCCTTGGCAGCAAATCAAGGAAATATTTGACTGCAAAACAAATATGGCCAAACCAATGAAAATGGTAGCACTGTCCCCATCATTTAGCATAACTGGTCCAACTATAACATTCTACCCAAATGCACAACACTGCCTGCAGCAGTAAATGGCACAGGTTGGTCATGTGCAAGAAAATAATTAAGCATTCACCAAATAAactgctaaaaagaaaaacctgttgAATCAGATGACAATGTCTAAagtaaattatatatattgCCCCTTTCTTATAAAACAAGAGATGAAAATAGTCAGATGTGTCTCCCAGTAAAGATAAACCAGAAACTGATTGAAAGGAATGAAAGTCCCTTgataaaatgcatcaaatctCAAAGAAAATCTGCCAAATTAGTGTAATATGAGAAACAAGCATGAACCAACTGCTGAAATAATAGTACTAAATACTGCCCTGTTGATTTAATATTTCACCTTAAAGAAATCATCTGGAAAATAGTTATTTTCCAGATGATTATCTGGAAATTTGCTTAATGGTCAACACCAGTCGATTCAACCAAATAAATCTCTCTCTTAGCCATGTGGCCACAGCTGAAATATTCACATAATTTCATCAAGTCAGCGCTTCCTTTTTAAACGTATAATAACCAAAATGTCCCATTGATTGtgatttggttttctgttttatgatcAGTGTAGGATAAACAGCAGGGTCCCTGATTTGCTGTGGTGGGTTCCAACAATCTTATGTGAAGGTTAACAAAGGGTACAGTGGATGCCACCAGTCCATGAGCTTCACGCTGTGCACGGGATCTAACACAACCTGCGTCCCGCCTTGATCCCCTCTCTTCCTTCCCCGCTGCACAGGCGAGTCCTGGAACACCAGACGGACACGGTGGTGACGCATGTCCGTGCTCACATTGATCGTGAACTGTTAAAACGAGAACATCCGATTAGGGTGGTTGGTGTTGGAGGGAAAACTTTGTGGGTTAATgtccatttttgaaaataataaaatattacaatctgcagctcagaaacatttgttGTTCAGACTGCACAGCGAGCCTATCAATGTTATCAGGATGGattcaaatattgaattagtCCTTGTGTTTTAGTGAAATCATGTTTTATATCACATACAGGCACATCTAAAAAGTATTATAGCACACAaaagtttcaatattttttgtcattcattttagaaagtgaaactaatttattaatttcacagagtgaaatatttcaagtatgtatttgtaattttgacGACTATGGTTTACAGATCAATGATAACCAAAAACTGTCTctcagaaaaatcaaacattgtgaaactgaaacactgGAAACTCGTGGTGTCACATCCTAATGAGCTAATTAACACGAAACACCAGTAAAGGTTTCTCTAAATGGTTTCTCAGTCTGGGTCAGAAGGCTACACAATCatggggaagactgctgactggACAGATGTCCAGAAGACAGTCACTTTACAAGAATGGTGagccacaaaaggtcattgtTAAATAAGCGTGTTGTTCAAAAAGTGCTGTATCTAAGTACAGTCATAGAAAGTTGAGTCAGCATTATGCCCCGTGAGTCTGTGTAGGTCATAATACACCCATATTATAAAATGCTGTATTGAACATAGATTTTATGTATTGTAATATATGAAACTGTAATTTAGGGTTTCACCATCTGTACGCCAAAATCATCAGAATTTTATAACAAAGAAAGGCTTGAAATATTATAATTAATGTGATGAATCTATAAgagtctgaaaatgaaaataaataaaaatattgaactgTCAGGACATCCATATTAATTATCATTTCAACTATCAGGGTAGCACGTACTTGTGATAAAGCAAAATATATGTGTCCAGAAATAAAAGCTACTTGCCAGAGTAAGTGTGAGGCCCATGACTACAGGGATGAAGATGTAGTTAAGTGTGGTGACCTGAAGCACACAGCAGTCAGAGTCTGAAttcatatgaacttcttcatATTGTTTGGGCAGATGCAAAGACTTGGCACAACCATTCTTAAAGTGTCCCTGCATGGATGGAGATGAACATAGAAGAACTCAGACAGCTGTCACAGCAGGGGTCATCGcaagaaaaaactaacaatttgaacaaaaaaaagtgtgagTGTACTTTAAAAATAGACATCCTGCTAcctgctttttaaatttgaagttGAACTCCCACAATGCTTCTGGTCGAGTCCCTGACACCTTTTTGACCCAGAagagaaaacactgaaacaacaGAGAATAGGCATTTAAAAGCACATATTTATAAGGTCAAATGTCAACTGACAAAACAGTTTTCATCTTAATCTTATTCTTCTTCTaggaaaaatcttaaaagtaaaCTTAACAAAATCTGCCTTACATTTTAAGCCTTTACAATGCAACCTTTGTTCTGTCACAGTGGACTTCAAACCACAAACAAATCAGGTTCAATTTGCCCTAGACTCACCAGATATTTCAAACACTGATGTGTTTAAATTCACCTTGGTCATTACTTTTACACAGAGCAAGCAGGTCTCATGAAAATGCACTAAATGTTAACATACCTTGGAATTGAGCAGCGTTGTGGGCGTGGATTCTGGCAGTGCAGGACTTTTTGAAACACGCAAGCTAAACGGCTCGTACAAATGGAAAAGGGAGCGAATCACACAAGCCCGTAGACAGCGCATCCTATCTATACAGTCAGGCTGAAGGCGAAACGGCAGATCAACTTCAACCCTGTAGTGCctttaaggaaaaaaacagcaaatgggaaggtttgaggaaaaaatatatttacgtTTTTAATTAAGTGACAGGTCCATTTTTGCCATTGTTTTATTCTACTGTTTTGAACAGACGAACATGAAGAAAATTATCGAAAAGACCCAGCAGGTGGCTCCACTTGTTGCACTTCAGCTACAGCTCTGTGCTGTCTGAATTTAAGCATTACACAAAGACGGGCAATTCCAGCCATTAAGAGCCAGAAACCTGAgtgttttaggtgttttcaTGATTAGACACACCtgatttaaatgagaaaaaaactggaaggattttGTAGAACTTAAAGCTGAGAAGATTACTCGGCTGTAAGATTCAGGCATTTCAAAGAAGGGGCACATCTATACACACACAGGACACCAGACCACCACCGACCCTTTAATATGAAATCTCAAAATTGAATCAGCACCGATTAAATCAATTCAATTAGATTAAAATAgctccaaaatattttcaaacgtTGGCCTTTTTAAGATGAGTTCAAAAAGTTAAGTGCTGTTACTAAATTGTATAACTTAATTGTGTTTAATACAATATAATACAGAAACAAGATTTAGTTCTTATTCTGAATATGATGCCGTCTTAAAAGCTGTATTCTGAGCTTAGTCACATCATGCCTACTAATGCAACTTggagaacaataaaaaaagccaggaaaacatcaaagtaaaattttttactaaattatttaaaagacatCACATAAAGTGAGACAAAGATCTGGATGTCCGTGccttgaaagcaaaaaaaattcgCCTGCAGATGAAAGTCATTTATAAGATTTTATGAAGACAAATCTGTcttaaaagacagaaacatgtttagtgaatttaaatatatatcaaTTGTAGTTTCGTTTCAACAAAACCAtaagcaaacattttctgtttaattttcagCCCCATAACTCCTCTGTTCGGCAGTAAAGTAGTTAACAGATTTGGCCAACAGAGAAGCtgaaattttactttcagtATTTGCAAGAGACATTATACGTGccatatattttgattttaagacACACCTTACAttaaaaagttatgtttaaaGATTCAGTTTGAAGTCAACTAAAAACTAGTCAAACCACTCAGCCAATTTGGGTGAAAAAAATCACCagcataataaaaattaaacatgactGTACAGAAACACATAAGGGTGAAATCCCTATTTACAACCTGGTTTCCAACAATTGAATTAAAAGTACTTCATAATGGATTTTAACACTTAAGGCAAGTGTCATATTGCCTGCTGCTTTGCTACAAAAgtttgaaatcttttaaaagaTTGTTGAAAAATATGGTCATAATATTAATggattacttttatttttattaaatgaatgcTATGCTTCTATTTTTCccacaatttgaaaaatatttgtgatcattctatttaaaaacattttactaatgCATAATTGTATGGTGCATTTACTAACCTGAAAAATATGAGAATTTTGTGTTTACAATCTCTAAGTCTCTTCTCAATGTATTGCTATTAAAACTCATTCTTTTCAAAAATTTCCTAGTAACCCCAAACTAGTCACCTTCTGTAGAGTCTGGTCCAGAAAGCCGCAGTGCAAGTGACTGTCCATGCACTCCTGCAGATCAAAGAAAATTTGCACACATCCTCAGGTCTGATGTAGGAGGAAAGCACCAACCAAATATCTACTGGATAGTCCTCTCCATCACTGCTCTCACTGCTCTCTGGGAAGGCAAGACAGGGAACACCgaataaacttgaaataagtgACCACTTTCACCATGAACTAACTCAAAGAAATCAATGAAACTGCAcctttctttctcttgtttttcttcttgcgGGTCACTTTAGTTTCACTTTCCCCTTCATCGTCCTCTGGGTCATCGCTGCTGCCCACAGCGTCTGCTCCGACACTCGACGCAGACGAGAGGACTTCCTCCACCGCCCCCTGAGAGGCTTCCAACCCACACAGCAATTTTACTGAAACATACGCGATTCacagaattaaacattttagtctTCTTCCCATTTAGGACACGGCAGCTGCTCTTCAGACAGTTTTTACCTTCTTTTTCAATCGCATTTGCGACAGCTTTCTTTACTCTACCCGACTTCACCACGGCTGGGTCAGCGTTAGCAAAATCAGCAACAGTGACTGAAAGAGCAGGCAGAAAgtctcataaataaaacaatgcatttaGATAATTGCATGTCAATGTGACTAAACTGAATGTATATAATGCTTAAGTTCTTGTCCGTCCATGTTTTACGAAGTTGAACGTGACTTTATAAACCTGAGTAACTATGCAAACTCCAAGGCTCTGTCACAGATTAAAGGCTAGCCTCCTCCCAGCTATGCTACCTGATTCGCAGCAAACGTCTC
Above is a genomic segment from Xiphophorus couchianus chromosome 20, X_couchianus-1.0, whole genome shotgun sequence containing:
- the tmem183a gene encoding transmembrane protein 183A encodes the protein MPKKGNRKRLKFKAGDVCCESVTVADFANADPAVVKSGRVKKAVANAIEKEVKLLCGLEASQGAVEEVLSSASSVGADAVGSSDDPEDDEGESETKVTRKKKNKRKKESSESSDGEDYPVDIWLVLSSYIRPEDVCKFSLICRSAWTVTCTAAFWTRLYRRHYRVEVDLPFRLQPDCIDRMRCLRACVIRSLFHLYEPFSLRVSKSPALPESTPTTLLNSKCFLFWVKKVSGTRPEALWEFNFKFKKQGHFKNGCAKSLHLPKQYEEVHMNSDSDCCVLQVTTLNYIFIPVVMGLTLTLFTINVSTDMRHHRVRLVFQDSPVQRGRKRGDQGGTQVVLDPVHSVKLMDWWHPLYPLLTFT